One Syntrophales bacterium DNA segment encodes these proteins:
- a CDS encoding PAS domain S-box protein: protein MGKLPGSRLIFFRPDSDRPEVAEFRRTILNRILFVISLLGLPAAVIGAVQSWMQGRWVFSVLYLGLYGIFLAGTFASRRLSYRVRALILVSALFLVSFSILLRIGMSGVGMQLLLGVCFLSALLYGMRTGILVLLACIAAIIFVAVGMTTGFIPIHPEHMLTSRSAMAWITGLFIFTMLVAVMVIAPEMLRNRIEESLDVLEEQKKEAEEANLKLQQEIQVRKKTEEGLRESEELYRNLFDNHTAVKLLIDPETAGIVDANRAAVEYYGWPLERLRRMKMSEINTLSPEEVNAAMERAKTGRQFRFEFRHRRADGSIRDVEGFSSRIRVKGKDLLHSIIHDITARKEAENALRDSEERFRRLAENARDGIWTTDLDLRFTYVSPYIEEMLGYTAEEFLGMPPGGVLTPASLEKCLQIFAEERAAEEGGSGNPQRSRIIEVEHVHKNGGLVWGEIKVTFLRDQAGRAMGILGFTRDITERKRVEEEQERLKEELNRSRKLESVGTLAGGIAHDFNNLLMGIQGHASLMMLDLPESHPHRVRLQYIQEQVVSASSLAGQLLGFARGGRYEVKPTDMNDIVGKTADMFGRTKKEIIIHRSFRPDLWTAEVDRSQMEQVFMNLYVNAGHAMPGGGELRLGTDNVVLADGRALSLAPGRYVKISVSDTGIGMDDQTRERIFDPFFTTKGMGRGTGLGLATVYGIIKGHGGAIDVASRPGRGTTFEIHLPASNKAVDREVDPQASAAGGTETILLVDDETMILNVAREMLEVLGYRVLCAGSGQEAVAVYREKKDGIDMVILDMIMPGMSGGETFDRLREIDAQVPVLLSSGYSIDGAAREILDRGCNGFLQKPFQMERLARGVRSILDGNNSGRIG from the coding sequence ATGGGGAAGTTACCAGGATCCAGGCTTATTTTCTTCCGTCCGGACAGCGACAGGCCGGAAGTCGCGGAGTTTCGCCGGACCATCCTGAACAGGATCCTCTTCGTCATTTCGCTCCTCGGCCTGCCCGCCGCCGTCATCGGCGCCGTCCAGTCCTGGATGCAGGGCCGGTGGGTGTTCTCCGTGCTCTACCTGGGCTTGTACGGGATCTTCCTGGCGGGGACCTTCGCCTCCCGGAGGCTGTCCTACCGGGTCCGGGCACTGATCCTGGTCTCCGCGCTGTTCCTGGTTTCCTTTTCAATCCTCCTGCGCATCGGCATGAGCGGCGTCGGCATGCAGCTCCTGCTTGGCGTCTGCTTCCTGTCGGCCTTGCTCTACGGGATGCGGACGGGGATCCTCGTCCTTCTCGCCTGCATTGCCGCGATCATCTTTGTGGCCGTCGGGATGACAACGGGCTTCATCCCGATCCACCCGGAACACATGCTGACCTCCCGGTCGGCCATGGCCTGGATTACCGGCCTGTTCATCTTTACCATGCTGGTCGCCGTCATGGTGATCGCGCCGGAGATGCTTCGGAATCGCATCGAGGAATCCCTGGACGTCCTTGAGGAACAGAAGAAGGAGGCAGAGGAAGCCAACCTCAAGCTCCAGCAGGAGATCCAGGTGCGAAAAAAGACCGAGGAGGGGCTGCGGGAGAGCGAAGAGCTGTACCGGAACCTGTTCGACAACCACACCGCCGTCAAGCTGCTGATCGATCCGGAAACGGCCGGAATCGTCGATGCAAACCGGGCGGCCGTGGAGTACTACGGCTGGCCGCTGGAGCGGCTCCGGCGGATGAAGATGAGCGAGATCAACACGCTCAGTCCGGAGGAAGTGAACGCGGCCATGGAGCGGGCCAAGACCGGCCGGCAGTTCCGGTTCGAGTTCCGCCACCGCCGCGCGGACGGCTCGATCCGGGACGTCGAGGGGTTCAGCAGCAGGATCCGGGTGAAGGGGAAGGACCTGCTTCACTCCATCATTCACGACATCACGGCGCGAAAGGAGGCGGAGAACGCCCTTCGGGACAGTGAGGAGCGGTTTCGCCGGCTGGCGGAGAACGCGCGGGACGGCATCTGGACGACAGACCTGGATCTCCGGTTCACCTATGTAAGCCCCTACATTGAGGAGATGCTCGGTTATACCGCGGAAGAGTTCCTGGGCATGCCGCCGGGCGGTGTGCTGACCCCGGCCTCCCTGGAGAAGTGCCTGCAGATCTTTGCGGAGGAGCGGGCCGCCGAGGAGGGCGGAAGCGGGAATCCACAGCGCTCCAGGATCATCGAGGTGGAGCACGTTCATAAAAACGGCGGCCTGGTCTGGGGCGAAATCAAGGTGACCTTCCTGCGCGATCAGGCCGGACGGGCAATGGGAATCCTGGGCTTTACCCGGGACATCACCGAGCGAAAGCGGGTGGAGGAGGAGCAGGAGAGGCTGAAGGAGGAGCTCAACCGCTCCCGGAAACTGGAGTCCGTCGGCACCCTTGCCGGCGGCATCGCCCACGATTTCAACAACCTGTTGATGGGAATCCAGGGCCATGCCTCGCTGATGATGCTCGATCTCCCGGAAAGCCATCCCCATCGCGTCCGGCTGCAGTACATCCAGGAGCAGGTCGTCAGCGCCTCCAGCCTGGCCGGCCAGCTCCTGGGATTTGCCCGCGGAGGACGCTACGAGGTCAAGCCCACGGACATGAACGACATCGTCGGGAAAACCGCCGACATGTTCGGGAGGACCAAGAAGGAGATTATCATCCACAGATCGTTCCGTCCGGACCTCTGGACCGCGGAAGTGGACCGCTCCCAGATGGAGCAGGTCTTCATGAATCTCTACGTGAATGCCGGGCACGCCATGCCGGGGGGCGGCGAGCTCCGCCTCGGGACGGACAATGTCGTCCTGGCGGACGGGAGAGCGCTTTCCCTCGCTCCCGGGCGGTACGTGAAGATCTCCGTCAGCGACACGGGCATCGGCATGGACGACCAGACCCGGGAACGGATCTTCGACCCGTTTTTCACGACCAAGGGGATGGGACGGGGAACCGGCCTGGGACTGGCCACGGTGTACGGGATCATCAAGGGGCACGGAGGCGCGATCGACGTGGCGAGCCGGCCCGGCCGGGGGACGACCTTCGAAATCCATCTGCCGGCGTCCAACAAGGCCGTCGACCGGGAGGTGGACCCGCAGGCGTCGGCCGCGGGGGGAACCGAGACGATCCTCCTGGTGGACGACGAGACTATGATCCTGAATGTCGCAAGGGAAATGCTGGAGGTCTTGGGGTATCGGGTTCTGTGCGCGGGAAGCGGCCAGGAGGCGGTCGCCGTCTACCGTGAGAAAAAGGACGGGATCGACATGGTGATCCTGGACATGATCATGCCGGGCATGTCGGGCGGGGAAACCTTCGATCGCCTGCGGGAGATCGATGCGCAGGTCCCGGTCCTGCTTTCCAGCGGCTATAGCATCGATGGCGCGGCCCGGGAGATCCTCGACCGGGGCTGCAACGGCTTTCTCCAGAAACCCTTTCAGATGGAGCGGCTGGCCCGGGGCGTGCGATCCATCCTGGACGGGAATAACAGTGGCCGGATCGGATAG
- a CDS encoding transporter substrate-binding domain-containing protein, protein MKKAGWFCLILSMLVLAGCACPFQKALKGAPGLLLLTEEYPPVTFMKEGKVTGFVTDVVREIAARQGVPDNIRLVTWDEAYQTALDRPNVVLFSTERTEKREKLFQWVGPVGKNSAILYAKRGGGIRLQSLDEARKVHAIATTTGWFTEQYLKSRGFTNLLSSPLPVTGVKQLMKGEVQLAVFTDITVPEIVKRAGFSMNDLEPIYTMSNTYFYIAMSRGTPVETVRRWQATLDAMKADGTFESIYRRYLPEADLSSLLKK, encoded by the coding sequence ATGAAAAAAGCAGGCTGGTTCTGTCTGATCCTGAGTATGCTCGTTCTGGCCGGTTGCGCCTGTCCCTTTCAGAAGGCCCTGAAAGGCGCCCCCGGTCTTTTGCTGTTGACAGAGGAGTACCCGCCGGTCACATTCATGAAAGAAGGGAAGGTCACCGGTTTCGTCACGGATGTGGTTCGGGAGATCGCCGCCCGCCAGGGGGTGCCGGACAATATCCGGTTGGTCACCTGGGATGAGGCCTACCAGACGGCCCTGGACAGGCCGAACGTTGTGCTGTTCAGCACCGAGCGGACGGAAAAGCGGGAGAAGCTCTTCCAGTGGGTAGGGCCGGTGGGGAAAAACAGTGCGATTCTTTATGCAAAGAGAGGGGGCGGCATCCGGCTCCAGAGCCTCGACGAAGCGAGGAAAGTCCACGCGATCGCCACAACGACGGGCTGGTTCACGGAACAATACCTGAAGAGCAGGGGGTTCACGAATCTCCTCAGCTCGCCTCTCCCGGTCACCGGCGTGAAACAACTCATGAAGGGCGAGGTCCAGTTGGCCGTCTTTACCGACATCACGGTTCCGGAGATCGTGAAACGTGCGGGCTTCAGTATGAATGACCTGGAGCCGATATACACCATGAGCAATACATATTTCTACATTGCCATGTCCCGCGGCACCCCCGTCGAGACGGTCCGGAGATGGCAGGCTACCCTGGATGCCATGAAAGCGGACGGAACCTTCGAAAGCATATACCGGCGCTATCTGCCGGAGGCGGATCTCTCCAGCCTATTGAAAAAATAA
- a CDS encoding substrate-binding domain-containing protein, which produces MNVHCRGLFLFPLYLVLAAFLFCTGVRDAGAGETIRINGSGAPLEMMNPFIEAYSKTKRDVSFEIVKPLGSSGAIKALLAGAIDIAVISRPLRPEEIARGGMSRPFGETPLAVVTHRDVRLKSISTRELEDIYAGRTKNWPGGETVRVILRPREDTDTKILKSLSPGMAAAVVTAHQRQGMMVALTDPESNEAVSRTPGGIGTAALAGVLVSGLPLNVVALNGVRPSRKTLADGSYPFAREILFATTGKLPAAASQFLEFVYSKRGRALAGKYGVLVTGSGK; this is translated from the coding sequence ATGAACGTCCATTGCCGAGGCCTTTTTCTCTTTCCCCTTTATCTTGTACTGGCGGCTTTTCTCTTCTGTACGGGTGTACGGGACGCCGGGGCGGGGGAGACGATCCGGATCAACGGCTCCGGAGCCCCCCTGGAGATGATGAATCCCTTCATAGAGGCCTATAGCAAGACGAAGCGGGACGTCTCATTTGAAATCGTGAAGCCGCTTGGCAGTTCGGGCGCGATCAAGGCGCTTCTCGCCGGGGCGATCGATATCGCCGTCATAAGCCGTCCTCTTCGGCCGGAGGAGATCGCCCGGGGGGGGATGTCGAGACCTTTCGGAGAGACCCCCCTGGCCGTTGTGACCCACCGGGACGTCCGCCTGAAAAGCATATCGACCCGTGAGCTGGAGGACATCTATGCAGGACGGACGAAGAACTGGCCCGGCGGGGAGACCGTCCGGGTCATCCTGCGACCCCGGGAAGACACGGATACGAAGATCCTGAAAAGCCTTTCGCCGGGTATGGCCGCGGCCGTGGTCACAGCGCACCAGCGGCAGGGGATGATGGTCGCCCTGACCGACCCGGAGTCGAACGAGGCCGTTTCCAGGACGCCCGGGGGGATCGGCACCGCCGCCCTCGCCGGCGTCCTGGTCTCCGGGCTGCCGCTGAATGTCGTCGCGCTCAACGGCGTCAGGCCGAGCCGCAAAACCCTTGCCGACGGAAGCTACCCGTTCGCCAGGGAGATCCTCTTTGCAACGACCGGGAAGCTTCCCGCCGCCGCCTCGCAGTTCCTGGAATTTGTATACTCGAAGAGAGGACGCGCCCTTGCCGGGAAATACGGAGTCCTCGTTACCGGTTCCGGAAAATGA
- a CDS encoding PAS domain S-box protein: protein MKNETVKQGMEEGNRPYRNPAGVEEELEEILSIVFQASPAPMSVTRVRDGVIVDVNRAWERATGLAREDAVGRTTEALDLFVDGGDRRKIFRELAEKGSLVDFATRLRNRNGHEAHVIISATLIRRAGEQYLLGVAQDITEQKRLEEVLRTSEARYRVIVENTNDAIFINDFEGNISDVNENTCRMLGYSREDLIGAGIAGIDPEWVLPLRGDVKRLVEDGAGVLERRNIRKDGSEIAIEVSARIISREGKGLAVSFARDVTDRKRMAQALQESEALYRTALESSNDGVVIARDSRYVYVNQTFLDRIGRTRDEMLGTVMGTYIHPDDQAAFMDAVDRFNQGQAKQRHIETRVLKPDGLCIHFEVSPVEVIFGGERCILAYLRDITDRKEAEKALKEILDNLDATVRERTLQLSEANSALRYLLKQREEDRKILEEKLQLNIDQLVLPALDELASCGLNARGMHYLDLLKANLREIASPFLAGLSSMQGKLTPREAQVANMIREGKKSKEIAEMLGTSKLTVDRHRINIRKKLSLSGEKINLQSHLLSVK, encoded by the coding sequence GTGAAGAACGAAACGGTGAAACAGGGGATGGAAGAAGGCAACAGACCGTACAGGAATCCGGCCGGGGTCGAAGAGGAACTGGAGGAGATCCTCTCGATCGTCTTCCAGGCCAGCCCGGCGCCCATGTCCGTCACGCGCGTCAGGGACGGCGTGATCGTGGACGTAAACAGGGCATGGGAGAGGGCGACGGGACTGGCCCGGGAGGACGCCGTCGGCCGCACGACGGAGGCGCTCGACCTGTTCGTCGATGGCGGCGATCGGCGAAAAATATTCCGGGAGCTGGCAGAAAAAGGGAGTCTTGTCGATTTCGCAACGCGGCTCCGGAACCGCAACGGCCATGAGGCCCACGTGATCATATCGGCGACGCTCATCAGGAGAGCCGGAGAGCAGTATCTGCTGGGCGTTGCGCAGGACATCACGGAACAGAAGCGGCTCGAAGAGGTCCTGAGGACAAGCGAGGCAAGATATCGCGTCATCGTGGAGAACACGAACGATGCCATCTTCATCAACGATTTCGAGGGGAACATATCCGACGTAAACGAAAATACCTGCCGGATGCTGGGCTACAGCCGGGAGGATCTCATCGGTGCCGGCATTGCCGGGATCGACCCGGAGTGGGTTCTTCCGCTGCGGGGTGATGTGAAGCGCCTCGTCGAAGACGGCGCCGGCGTCCTCGAGCGCAGGAATATCCGCAAGGACGGCTCGGAGATCGCCATCGAGGTCAGCGCCCGGATCATAAGCCGCGAGGGAAAGGGCCTGGCGGTCTCGTTCGCCCGGGACGTCACCGACCGCAAGCGGATGGCGCAGGCGCTCCAGGAGAGCGAAGCGCTCTACCGGACGGCCCTGGAGAGCTCCAACGACGGCGTGGTCATCGCCCGGGACAGCCGCTACGTCTACGTCAACCAGACGTTCCTGGACCGGATCGGCCGGACCCGGGACGAGATGCTGGGAACGGTGATGGGCACCTACATCCATCCCGACGACCAGGCGGCCTTCATGGACGCCGTCGACCGGTTCAATCAGGGGCAGGCGAAACAGAGACACATCGAAACCCGGGTGCTGAAGCCGGACGGCCTATGCATCCATTTCGAGGTATCGCCGGTCGAGGTGATCTTCGGAGGAGAGCGGTGCATCCTGGCCTACCTGCGGGACATCACCGACCGCAAGGAGGCCGAAAAGGCCCTGAAGGAGATACTCGACAACCTGGATGCCACGGTCCGGGAGCGGACGCTGCAGTTGAGCGAGGCGAATTCGGCGCTGCGGTATCTCCTGAAACAGCGCGAGGAGGACCGGAAGATCCTTGAGGAGAAGCTGCAGTTGAACATCGACCAGCTGGTCCTGCCCGCCCTCGATGAGCTGGCATCCTGCGGCCTGAATGCCCGGGGCATGCACTACCTGGACCTCCTGAAGGCGAACCTGCGGGAAATCGCATCGCCTTTCCTGGCGGGCCTTTCCTCCATGCAGGGGAAACTCACGCCCCGGGAGGCCCAGGTGGCAAACATGATCCGGGAAGGGAAAAAGAGCAAGGAAATTGCGGAGATGCTCGGAACAAGCAAGCTCACGGTGGACCGGCACCGGATCAACATCCGGAAAAAGCTCAGCCTGTCCGGGGAAAAGATCAATCTGCAGTCGCACCTCCTCTCCGTGAAATAG
- a CDS encoding ATP-binding protein: MKKPVPSITRISSILVIVISLVVAVCVPVGYFLVAYENMQGGVNAELAFSARTVEELVVRNPKTWQFEELRLREILENRLDYDIGQSRAVKDLRGQVIARTEESLTEPLVTFRAPVHEAGTVVANVEITRSINHLVVQTVIVGVSSIMMGILIFLLFQRFPLRTVRKAYRDLEENEQRLALALESGSFGVWDWDIRKHTVTSNDRMFEMFGVSRDSCVTRDDWLNRVHPEDRDRALRDYIPRTIGEKGFHTEYRIVRSDEAIRHIQANGIVLLDDEGEPARLIILNRDITERKRAEEEQIRIHKLESIGTLAGGIAHDFNNLLAVVQGYLELLMTDAPEGGTSHARISAARNAVNQAMELTGLLITFSKGGEPFKEIIEIADLVKNTVLRSVEEWPVETEFFMDADLWALEADERQLSQVVRNLAVNAVEAMPEGGSLKVRIENIRVAAADGLPVPEGPYVRISMEDTGKGIPKDELPLIFDPYYSTKQRGAEKGMGLGLSVCHSVVGRHNGCMIVESQEGKGTMVRVYLPAGVHLSAPGP, from the coding sequence ATGAAAAAGCCTGTCCCGTCCATAACCCGCATCTCATCGATCCTGGTGATCGTCATCAGCCTTGTCGTGGCCGTCTGCGTGCCCGTGGGCTATTTCCTCGTCGCGTACGAAAACATGCAGGGAGGCGTGAACGCGGAACTTGCATTTTCAGCACGGACCGTGGAAGAGCTCGTCGTCCGGAATCCGAAAACCTGGCAGTTCGAAGAGCTCCGGCTCCGGGAGATCCTGGAAAACAGGCTCGATTACGATATCGGACAGTCGAGGGCCGTCAAGGACCTGAGGGGACAGGTCATTGCCCGGACCGAGGAATCCCTGACGGAGCCGCTGGTCACGTTCCGCGCTCCCGTGCATGAGGCGGGCACGGTGGTGGCGAACGTCGAGATCACCCGTTCCATAAACCATCTTGTTGTGCAGACGGTCATCGTCGGCGTCAGCTCCATCATGATGGGGATCTTGATTTTCCTTCTCTTCCAGCGATTCCCGCTGCGGACTGTCCGGAAAGCTTACAGGGATCTGGAAGAGAACGAACAGCGCCTCGCCCTGGCCCTGGAGTCGGGTTCCTTTGGCGTCTGGGATTGGGACATCCGGAAGCACACCGTGACCAGCAACGACAGGATGTTCGAGATGTTCGGCGTTTCCAGGGACTCCTGCGTCACCCGGGACGACTGGCTGAACCGCGTACACCCGGAAGACCGCGACCGGGCGCTGAGGGATTACATCCCCCGGACGATCGGGGAAAAGGGATTCCACACCGAGTACCGCATCGTCCGTTCCGACGAGGCGATCCGGCATATCCAGGCCAACGGGATTGTCTTGCTGGATGATGAAGGCGAGCCTGCGAGGCTGATCATCCTGAACCGGGATATAACGGAGCGCAAACGGGCCGAGGAAGAGCAGATCAGGATCCACAAGCTGGAGTCGATCGGCACGCTGGCGGGAGGGATTGCCCATGATTTCAACAATCTCCTGGCCGTCGTCCAGGGTTACCTCGAACTGCTGATGACGGACGCTCCCGAGGGGGGTACGTCTCATGCCCGGATCTCGGCGGCCCGGAATGCCGTCAACCAGGCGATGGAGCTGACGGGCCTCCTGATCACTTTCTCCAAGGGAGGGGAACCGTTTAAAGAAATCATAGAAATTGCCGATTTGGTAAAAAACACCGTCCTGCGGAGCGTCGAGGAATGGCCGGTGGAGACGGAGTTCTTCATGGACGCCGATCTGTGGGCCCTGGAAGCGGATGAGAGGCAGCTCAGCCAGGTCGTCCGGAACCTGGCCGTCAATGCCGTGGAGGCGATGCCCGAAGGGGGGAGCCTCAAGGTCCGGATTGAGAACATCCGGGTTGCGGCCGCGGACGGACTGCCCGTTCCGGAAGGTCCTTATGTCCGGATTTCCATGGAGGATACGGGAAAGGGAATCCCAAAGGACGAACTGCCGCTCATCTTCGATCCCTACTATTCCACCAAGCAGCGGGGCGCGGAAAAGGGGATGGGACTTGGCCTGTCGGTCTGCCATTCCGTGGTCGGCAGGCACAACGGCTGCATGATCGTGGAGTCGCAGGAAGGGAAAGGGACCATGGTCCGCGTCTACCTGCCCGCGGGCGTCCATTTGAGCGCTCCGGGTCCGTGA
- a CDS encoding transporter substrate-binding domain-containing protein has translation MARPLADPPLTFLTEQYPPFNYRENGRLEGISVYLLEEMMKRANLDFRRDRIRLTNWTEGYRAALKKKNTVLFSATRTPERETLFQWVGPISPTKIVLIARRDRARKINAFDDLKTLKIAALRDDIGEQLLARGGIKGKSVIIRNNPEDAIRLLEAGTVDAWAYEETAGLWLIRHVAADAGNFQSVYTLHEGELYFAVSRNTPREVVQRMQQALDDLKREKNREGFSAYEEIFDHYLKPRYGKDGITEEQVKRLVDRTVKDLAGDAALTIRRINAGELPYRDGDNRALYVFVYDPGVTMAAHAENPKTVGVNFKGKTDVDGKAFRDEIVTRALKDGSGWEDYIYTHPGESGLYFKTTYFQAAKGSDGRTYIVCSGRLKAKPDRR, from the coding sequence ATGGCAAGGCCGCTTGCCGACCCACCACTGACCTTCCTGACGGAGCAGTACCCCCCCTTCAATTACAGGGAAAACGGGCGCCTGGAAGGCATCTCCGTCTATCTCCTTGAAGAGATGATGAAGAGGGCGAACCTCGATTTCCGCCGCGACCGGATCCGGCTGACGAACTGGACCGAGGGATACCGGGCCGCCCTGAAAAAGAAAAACACGGTCCTGTTCTCCGCGACCCGGACGCCGGAGCGGGAAACGCTCTTCCAGTGGGTCGGTCCCATCTCCCCGACAAAAATCGTCCTGATCGCCCGGAGGGACCGGGCACGGAAGATCAATGCCTTCGACGACCTGAAGACGCTGAAGATCGCTGCGCTCCGGGACGACATCGGGGAACAGCTCCTGGCCCGGGGGGGAATCAAAGGCAAGTCCGTCATCATCCGGAACAACCCGGAAGACGCGATCCGGCTGCTTGAGGCCGGGACCGTCGACGCCTGGGCCTACGAGGAAACGGCGGGACTCTGGCTGATCCGGCACGTGGCCGCCGACGCCGGTAATTTCCAGAGCGTCTATACGCTCCACGAGGGCGAGCTCTATTTCGCCGTGAGCCGGAACACGCCGCGGGAGGTCGTTCAGAGGATGCAGCAGGCGCTGGACGATCTCAAGCGGGAAAAGAACCGGGAAGGCTTCAGCGCCTATGAGGAGATCTTCGATCATTACCTGAAGCCCCGTTACGGGAAAGACGGGATCACCGAGGAGCAGGTGAAGCGGCTGGTCGACCGCACGGTAAAAGACCTGGCCGGGGACGCCGCCCTGACGATCCGCAGGATCAACGCCGGCGAGCTGCCCTACCGCGACGGGGACAACCGGGCGCTCTACGTCTTCGTGTACGATCCGGGGGTGACCATGGCCGCCCACGCGGAGAATCCGAAAACCGTGGGTGTCAACTTCAAGGGAAAGACGGATGTGGACGGGAAGGCGTTCCGGGATGAGATCGTCACCCGGGCACTGAAGGACGGGAGCGGCTGGGAGGACTACATTTACACCCATCCCGGCGAGAGCGGACTATACTTCAAGACGACCTATTTCCAGGCGGCGAAGGGGAGCGACGGCCGAACCTATATTGTGTGCTCCGGCAGGCTCAAGGCAAAGCCGGATCGTCGCTGA
- a CDS encoding secondary thiamine-phosphate synthase enzyme YjbQ: protein MKSYREELWFNVPARRGFINITPAVEECLRKSGVREGMALVNAMHITASVFINDDEPGLHQDYEEWLEKLAPHEPVSRYRHNRTGEDNGDAHLKRQVMGREVVVAVTAGKLDFGPWEQIFYGEFDGRRRKRVLVKIIGE, encoded by the coding sequence ATGAAATCATACCGCGAAGAGCTCTGGTTCAACGTCCCCGCGCGGCGGGGCTTCATCAACATCACCCCCGCGGTGGAGGAGTGCCTGCGGAAAAGCGGCGTCCGGGAGGGGATGGCCCTGGTCAACGCCATGCACATCACCGCGTCGGTCTTCATCAACGACGACGAGCCGGGGCTGCACCAGGACTACGAGGAGTGGCTGGAGAAGCTGGCCCCCCACGAGCCAGTGTCCCGCTACCGCCACAACCGGACGGGGGAAGACAACGGGGACGCCCACCTGAAGCGGCAGGTCATGGGCCGGGAGGTGGTCGTGGCCGTCACCGCCGGGAAGCTGGATTTCGGCCCCTGGGAGCAGATCTTCTACGGCGAGTTCGACGGGCGCAGGAGGAAGCGGGTTCTCGTCAAGATCATCGGCGAGTGA
- a CDS encoding DUF6125 family protein, whose protein sequence is MNSVVDRMTKDEIIEFLNRSWMTHDGMWFYNCFRECGIETANRVNKAAIRSMAPLEMARMKKALGFTAEKMETFEEFREFFSGAARLCVPPFMNGRFDTDRENTLHWEFAPKNCFAYKGMVRIGAIDRYECGVIYRLACWFDALGLKYRATPEITGCRMRSGDTCEGDFVFEFGGAAGS, encoded by the coding sequence ATGAACAGTGTCGTCGATCGCATGACGAAGGACGAGATCATCGAGTTTCTGAACCGCTCCTGGATGACCCACGACGGGATGTGGTTCTACAACTGCTTCCGGGAATGCGGCATCGAAACGGCCAACCGGGTCAACAAGGCGGCGATCCGGTCCATGGCGCCCCTGGAGATGGCCAGGATGAAAAAGGCCCTGGGCTTTACCGCGGAGAAAATGGAGACCTTCGAGGAATTCCGGGAATTCTTCTCCGGTGCTGCCAGGCTTTGCGTCCCGCCGTTCATGAACGGGAGGTTCGATACGGACCGCGAGAACACCCTGCACTGGGAATTCGCGCCGAAGAACTGCTTCGCCTACAAGGGGATGGTTCGGATCGGGGCGATCGATCGATACGAGTGCGGGGTCATCTACCGGCTGGCCTGCTGGTTCGACGCCCTGGGCCTGAAGTACAGGGCCACTCCGGAGATCACCGGCTGCCGGATGCGGTCGGGGGACACCTGCGAGGGGGACTTCGTCTTCGAATTCGGCGGGGCGGCCGGGTCCTGA
- a CDS encoding alpha/beta hydrolase gives MLLVMTIGTASAAPADWPHVALSGDGTPISYEVYGTGEPALVFVHGWSCDARYWREQVPFFSRTNRVVVLDLAGHGHSGMGRTKYTMVAFGEDVRAVVEATGSRRVILIGHSMGGSVIAEAARLMPGRVAGLIGVDTLENVEYPITREAMKKMLAPMEKDFRAGSRQFVGQMISPRTDQRLREWILADMSAAPPAVALSASNELLMQFVTGEAARAFDQVRVPVVSVNGDLWPVNYEANRRHMLSFDAIILKNADHFLMMNRPEEFNRALEKAIRMVLEKADKGK, from the coding sequence TTGCTCCTGGTCATGACGATCGGGACGGCGTCTGCCGCCCCGGCAGACTGGCCCCATGTCGCCCTGTCCGGGGACGGCACGCCGATTTCCTACGAGGTCTATGGCACAGGGGAGCCGGCCCTGGTGTTCGTCCACGGCTGGAGCTGTGACGCCCGTTACTGGCGCGAACAGGTGCCGTTCTTTTCCAGGACGAACCGCGTGGTGGTTCTCGACCTGGCGGGACACGGCCACTCGGGAATGGGGCGGACGAAGTACACCATGGTGGCCTTCGGGGAGGACGTGCGGGCCGTGGTCGAGGCCACGGGCAGCCGCCGCGTCATCCTGATCGGCCACTCCATGGGCGGCTCGGTGATCGCGGAGGCTGCCCGCCTGATGCCCGGCCGCGTCGCCGGCCTGATCGGCGTCGACACGCTCGAAAACGTCGAGTACCCAATAACACGCGAAGCGATGAAGAAAATGCTTGCTCCCATGGAGAAGGATTTCCGGGCCGGAAGCCGGCAGTTCGTCGGGCAGATGATCTCGCCCCGGACCGATCAGCGGCTTCGCGAGTGGATCCTTGCGGACATGTCGGCGGCGCCGCCGGCCGTGGCCCTGAGCGCCAGCAACGAATTGCTGATGCAGTTCGTCACGGGGGAGGCGGCCAGGGCCTTCGATCAGGTCCGCGTTCCCGTCGTCAGCGTGAACGGGGACCTCTGGCCCGTCAACTACGAGGCGAACCGGCGGCACATGCTGTCGTTCGATGCCATCATCCTCAAGAACGCGGATCATTTCCTGATGATGAACCGCCCGGAGGAGTTCAACCGCGCCCTGGAGAAGGCGATCCGGATGGTCCTGGAGAAGGCGGACAAGGGAAAGTGA